Proteins found in one Pectobacterium atrosepticum genomic segment:
- a CDS encoding aspartate aminotransferase family protein → MATRSTIMDTNSFRAEHADALSADIRTLTDKRSKILGESYRLFYRKPVHLVRGEGQYLWDADGKKYLDVYNNVASIGHCHPAVIEAVHQQMTMLNTHTRYLHERILDYSEQLLATTPAAINRAMYMCTGSEANDLAIRVARAWSGGTGVIVTREAYHGTSDLTSGVSPALGSGQPLATTTRLVPPPDAYRVNTPDLGVWFANEIQTQIDDMAAHGIKFAAFLADSIFSSDGVHPNPRGFLRPVVDVVHRNGGIFIADEVQPGFARTGDAFWGFARHDVVPDIITTGKPMGNGIPVSGLLAKSDVLAAFSDQIPYFNTFGGNPVAMAAAQAVLNVIHDEQLQEHSRVVGAQLLAELTTLQDKYASVGNVRGAGLFIGFELVSDRESKTPDKTLALNLTEALRDRGVLTSVAGPYGNVLKLRPPLAFQTQDIDWLVGALDDCLGALTHD, encoded by the coding sequence ATGGCAACACGTTCAACCATCATGGATACCAACAGTTTCCGCGCCGAGCATGCCGACGCGCTGAGCGCGGATATCCGTACGCTGACCGATAAACGCAGCAAGATACTGGGTGAATCCTATCGGCTGTTTTACCGCAAACCCGTTCATTTGGTGCGCGGCGAAGGGCAATACCTGTGGGATGCCGACGGCAAGAAATACCTCGATGTGTATAACAATGTCGCCAGCATCGGCCACTGTCATCCAGCGGTGATAGAAGCCGTGCACCAACAGATGACGATGCTCAATACCCACACGCGCTATCTGCACGAGCGTATTCTGGACTATTCGGAGCAGCTCCTCGCCACTACACCGGCGGCGATTAACCGCGCCATGTATATGTGTACCGGTTCAGAAGCCAACGATCTGGCGATCCGCGTGGCACGCGCCTGGAGCGGCGGCACGGGCGTGATCGTAACGCGCGAGGCCTACCACGGCACCAGCGATCTGACCTCAGGTGTATCACCAGCGTTAGGCAGCGGTCAGCCACTGGCGACGACGACCCGACTGGTACCACCGCCGGACGCCTATCGTGTTAATACGCCGGACTTGGGCGTATGGTTTGCCAATGAAATCCAGACACAGATCGACGATATGGCGGCTCACGGCATCAAATTCGCCGCGTTTCTCGCAGATTCCATTTTCTCTTCCGACGGCGTCCATCCCAACCCACGCGGTTTTTTGCGTCCCGTGGTTGATGTCGTGCACCGCAACGGCGGTATTTTCATTGCTGATGAAGTTCAGCCCGGTTTCGCACGCACTGGCGACGCCTTTTGGGGTTTCGCACGACATGACGTGGTGCCGGATATCATCACCACCGGAAAACCGATGGGCAACGGCATCCCGGTTTCCGGGCTGCTGGCAAAAAGCGACGTGCTCGCCGCCTTTAGCGACCAGATCCCCTACTTCAACACGTTCGGAGGGAATCCGGTGGCAATGGCCGCAGCACAGGCGGTACTGAACGTGATACACGATGAGCAGCTTCAGGAACACAGTCGCGTAGTCGGCGCACAGTTGCTGGCGGAACTGACCACTCTGCAAGACAAATACGCCAGTGTAGGCAACGTGCGCGGTGCCGGGTTATTCATCGGGTTTGAGTTGGTGAGCGACAGAGAAAGTAAAACGCCGGATAAAACGCTGGCGCTGAATCTGACAGAAGCGCTACGCGACCGCGGTGTTCTGACATCCGTCGCAGGCCCTTATGGCAACGTGCTTAAATTACGCCCGCCGCTGGCATTCCAAACTCAGGACATCGACTGGCTGGTCGGCGCGCTGGATGACTGTCTGGGCGCGCTAACCCACGACTGA
- the eat gene encoding ethanolamine permease, with translation MTSKLKPTLGALHLWGIAVGLVISGEYFGWSYGWGVAGTLGFLVTTLFIAAMYTCFIFSFTELTTAIPHAGGPFAYSRLAFGDLGGLIAGMATLIEFVFAPPAISMAIGAYLNVQYPELNPKLAAVGAYLIFMSLNILGVKLAAMFELVVTLLAVMELLVFMGVVAPGFSLSNFVAHGWAGQNEFSPSAISGMFAAIPFAIWFFLAIEGAAMAAEEAKDPKRTIPRAYVSGILTLVVLAIGVMVMAGGVGDWRQLSDLNDPLPQAMKLIVGENSNWMHMLVWIGLFGLIASFHGIILGYSRQFFALARAGYLPPGLAKLSRFHTPHRAILAGGAIGIAAIFCDGINLQGMNLTAAMITMAVFGAIVMYIMSMLSLFRLRRSAPNMARSYRAPGYPIVPAFALVCAIICLIAMLWFNPVIGGLFCTFMLLGYLYFLTTKARREHLLEPLVADAN, from the coding sequence ATGACGAGCAAATTAAAGCCCACGCTGGGCGCCCTGCATTTGTGGGGTATCGCGGTAGGACTAGTAATTTCTGGTGAATATTTTGGCTGGAGCTACGGCTGGGGCGTCGCGGGCACGTTAGGATTTTTGGTCACGACGCTGTTCATCGCCGCCATGTATACCTGTTTTATTTTTAGCTTTACCGAACTCACGACGGCGATCCCACATGCCGGTGGCCCTTTTGCCTACAGCCGACTCGCGTTCGGCGATCTGGGTGGATTGATTGCCGGTATGGCCACGCTGATTGAATTTGTTTTCGCGCCGCCCGCTATTTCGATGGCGATTGGCGCGTACCTGAACGTGCAATATCCCGAGCTGAATCCCAAACTTGCGGCCGTCGGCGCGTACCTTATCTTCATGAGTCTGAACATTCTCGGTGTGAAACTGGCGGCGATGTTCGAGCTGGTGGTCACACTGCTAGCCGTCATGGAGCTTTTGGTGTTCATGGGCGTGGTTGCGCCGGGCTTCAGCCTGAGCAACTTCGTGGCGCACGGCTGGGCGGGACAGAATGAGTTTTCGCCAAGTGCCATTTCCGGCATGTTTGCGGCAATACCGTTCGCCATTTGGTTTTTCCTCGCTATCGAAGGTGCAGCGATGGCAGCCGAGGAGGCGAAAGATCCGAAACGCACCATCCCCCGCGCCTACGTGAGCGGCATTCTGACGCTGGTGGTGCTGGCAATTGGCGTGATGGTGATGGCTGGTGGTGTAGGCGACTGGCGTCAGCTCTCCGACCTTAACGATCCCTTACCACAGGCAATGAAGCTCATCGTCGGGGAAAACTCCAACTGGATGCACATGCTGGTGTGGATTGGTCTGTTCGGCCTGATCGCGAGCTTCCACGGTATTATTCTGGGCTACTCCCGCCAGTTCTTCGCCTTGGCGCGCGCGGGCTATCTCCCGCCGGGGCTTGCCAAGCTGTCCCGCTTCCACACGCCACACCGCGCCATTCTGGCTGGCGGCGCAATAGGGATTGCCGCCATCTTCTGCGACGGGATTAACCTACAGGGCATGAACCTGACAGCAGCGATGATTACCATGGCGGTTTTTGGTGCCATCGTCATGTACATCATGAGCATGTTAAGTCTGTTTCGCCTGCGCCGCAGCGCACCCAATATGGCACGCAGCTATCGCGCGCCCGGTTACCCTATCGTCCCCGCGTTCGCACTCGTCTGCGCCATCATCTGCCTGATTGCGATGCTCTGGTTTAACCCGGTGATCGGTGGGCTGTTCTGCACCTTTATGCTGCTCGGCTACCTCTATTTCCTGACCACCAAAGCACGACGGGAACATCTGCTTGAGCCGCTTGTCGCCGATGCCAACTAA
- a CDS encoding serine kinase — protein MSAKQYDTLNNAEITSLAHRALACYPAALQGEVRLLCRSENATFLVTSAGKRYALRLHRSHYHQKSEIESELLWLDALRETGIVVPEAVRDASGERVQSLGLSDGSCRYAVLFHWIDGEMPTTNIDPRAFRQLGEITAHLHQHSRQWQKPDGFQRIVWDHHTMVSAQSHWGNWRDAPNLSRGEHGIVEEAIDRMGTEMAEFGKAPHRYGLIHADLRLTNLLLHRGETRVIDFDDCGMGWYLHDLAAAISFVEHHPRAAEWVENWLCGYERVAHVSDEELALLPTLLIQRRIQLTAWVGSHAETEMAQSLGPDWASHSVRLCRRYLETHDLPLGVA, from the coding sequence ATGAGTGCTAAGCAATACGACACCTTAAATAATGCGGAAATTACCTCGCTGGCGCACCGGGCGCTTGCCTGCTATCCGGCGGCGCTGCAAGGGGAAGTGCGGCTGCTGTGCCGCTCGGAAAATGCGACGTTCCTTGTTACGTCAGCGGGTAAACGCTATGCATTGCGGCTACATCGCAGCCACTATCACCAGAAATCGGAGATTGAAAGTGAGCTGCTGTGGTTGGACGCGCTGCGTGAGACGGGAATTGTGGTTCCAGAAGCGGTACGCGATGCGAGTGGGGAACGGGTGCAGTCGCTGGGTTTGTCGGATGGTTCCTGTCGCTACGCGGTTCTGTTCCACTGGATTGACGGCGAGATGCCGACCACTAACATTGATCCGCGTGCATTCCGGCAACTGGGCGAGATTACCGCTCACCTGCACCAGCATAGCCGCCAGTGGCAAAAGCCTGACGGCTTCCAGCGTATTGTCTGGGATCATCACACGATGGTGAGCGCGCAAAGCCACTGGGGAAACTGGCGTGACGCGCCGAACCTATCGCGTGGCGAACACGGTATTGTCGAAGAGGCTATCGATCGTATGGGGACGGAAATGGCGGAGTTTGGCAAAGCGCCGCACCGCTATGGACTGATTCATGCCGATCTACGCCTGACCAATCTGCTTCTGCACCGCGGCGAAACGCGGGTAATCGATTTTGACGATTGCGGTATGGGATGGTATCTGCACGATCTGGCGGCGGCAATTAGCTTTGTGGAGCATCATCCACGCGCAGCCGAATGGGTTGAAAACTGGCTATGTGGCTACGAACGTGTCGCTCACGTCAGTGATGAAGAACTGGCGTTGCTGCCGACGTTGTTGATTCAACGGCGTATCCAGCTTACCGCGTGGGTAGGGTCGCATGCGGAAACGGAGATGGCGCAGAGTCTCGGGCCCGACTGGGCGAGCCACAGCGTTCGTCTGTGTCGACGTTATCTGGAAACCCACGACCTGCCGCTTGGGGTGGCCTGA
- a CDS encoding MFS transporter: MEKNNITLDPRSSFDTRSSAPPEGIVQRSSRIKRIQTTAMILLFFAAVINYLDRSSLSVANLTIRQELGLSATEIGALLSVFSLAYGIAQLPCGPLLDRKGPRIMLGLGMFFWSLFQALSGMVHSFTQFVLVRIGMGIGEAPMNPCGVKVINDWFNIKERGRPMGFFNAASTIGVAMSPPILAAMMLVMGWRGMFITIGLFGILLAIGWYMLYRNREQIELTADEQTYLNAGSVNARRDPLSFIEWRSLFRNRTMWGMMLGFSGINYTAWLYLAWLPGYLQTAYNLDLKSTGLMAAIPFLFGAAGMLVNGYVTDWLVKKGMEPIKSRKICIIAGMLCSAAFTFVVPQATTSIEAVSLISMALFCIHFAGTSCWGLIHVAVASRMTASVGSIQNFASFICASFAPIVTGFIVDTTNSFRLALIICGCVTVLGALAYIFLVRQPISDPRKD; the protein is encoded by the coding sequence GTGGAAAAAAATAATATAACGCTAGACCCGCGTTCTTCGTTTGATACCCGTTCTTCAGCACCGCCAGAGGGAATAGTTCAACGCAGTAGTCGAATTAAACGTATTCAAACCACGGCAATGATTCTTCTATTTTTTGCTGCGGTGATTAATTATCTCGACCGCAGTTCTCTTTCGGTGGCTAACTTAACTATTCGTCAGGAATTGGGGCTGAGTGCGACAGAAATCGGTGCATTGCTATCCGTTTTCTCTCTTGCCTATGGGATTGCACAGCTCCCTTGTGGCCCGTTGCTGGATCGTAAAGGCCCGCGCATTATGCTGGGTCTTGGGATGTTTTTCTGGTCACTGTTTCAGGCGCTGTCTGGCATGGTGCACAGCTTTACTCAATTTGTACTGGTTCGTATTGGCATGGGGATTGGCGAAGCACCGATGAACCCATGTGGTGTGAAGGTGATAAACGACTGGTTTAACATCAAAGAACGTGGCCGCCCGATGGGGTTCTTTAATGCGGCTTCAACTATTGGTGTTGCGATGAGCCCACCCATTCTGGCTGCGATGATGTTGGTCATGGGCTGGCGCGGTATGTTCATTACCATCGGCCTGTTCGGCATTCTCCTCGCTATAGGCTGGTATATGTTGTATCGCAACCGTGAGCAGATCGAACTCACCGCTGATGAGCAGACTTACCTGAACGCAGGCAGTGTGAACGCTCGTCGCGATCCGCTGAGTTTTATTGAATGGCGTAGTCTGTTCCGTAACCGCACGATGTGGGGCATGATGCTGGGCTTTAGCGGCATCAACTATACCGCGTGGTTATATCTGGCCTGGCTGCCCGGTTATCTGCAAACGGCTTATAACCTGGATTTAAAAAGCACGGGCCTGATGGCCGCGATTCCTTTCCTGTTTGGTGCCGCCGGGATGCTAGTGAACGGCTATGTCACGGACTGGCTGGTGAAAAAGGGAATGGAACCGATCAAGAGCCGTAAAATCTGCATCATTGCCGGTATGTTGTGCTCTGCGGCTTTTACTTTTGTGGTACCACAGGCGACAACCTCAATAGAAGCAGTGTCACTGATTAGTATGGCGCTGTTCTGCATTCACTTTGCTGGAACATCGTGCTGGGGGCTGATCCATGTTGCCGTTGCGTCGCGTATGACGGCATCGGTCGGCAGTATCCAAAACTTTGCCAGCTTCATTTGTGCATCGTTTGCCCCGATCGTGACCGGTTTTATTGTGGACACCACGAATTCTTTCCGTCTGGCTCTGATCATCTGTGGCTGTGTGACGGTATTGGGTGCTCTGGCCTACATCTTCCTCGTTCGCCAACCGATTAGCGATCCCCGTAAGGATTGA
- a CDS encoding GntR family transcriptional regulator, translating into MSRSQNLRHNVINQIIDDMARGHIPSPLPSQNALAEMYNISRTTVRHILAHLRDCGVLTQVSSDYVIARKPDHDDGFTCITAPMDEQNRIFEQAFFTMINQRQLRVGETFSELQLARDAGVSPVVVREYLLKFGRYNLIQNEKRGQWSMKEFDQAYAEQLFELREMLETHALQHFLNLPDDDPRWLQAKTLLERHRMLRDSIGNSFRMFSQLDRNFHALLLSAAENVFFDQSLEIISVIFHFHYQWDESDLKQRNIIAIDEHMTILSALICRSDLDATLALRNHLNSAKQSMIRSINQTVRTDH; encoded by the coding sequence CTGAGCCGTTCGCAAAATTTACGTCACAATGTCATTAATCAGATTATCGATGATATGGCCCGCGGTCATATTCCGTCACCTCTGCCGTCGCAAAATGCGCTGGCGGAGATGTATAACATCAGCCGCACAACGGTACGCCATATTCTGGCTCATCTGCGCGATTGCGGCGTGCTTACGCAGGTTAGCAGCGATTATGTGATCGCCCGAAAACCCGACCACGATGATGGGTTTACCTGTATTACCGCGCCGATGGATGAGCAAAACCGCATTTTCGAGCAGGCGTTTTTCACCATGATCAACCAGCGTCAGCTCCGCGTGGGTGAGACATTCTCAGAGCTACAACTCGCGCGTGACGCCGGTGTTAGCCCAGTGGTAGTGCGTGAGTATCTTTTGAAATTTGGGCGTTACAACCTGATTCAGAACGAAAAACGTGGGCAGTGGAGTATGAAAGAGTTCGATCAGGCCTACGCGGAACAGCTGTTTGAATTACGGGAAATGTTGGAGACGCATGCTCTGCAACACTTCCTCAATCTGCCAGATGATGACCCCCGCTGGCTACAGGCTAAAACGTTGCTGGAACGCCACCGCATGTTACGTGACAGCATTGGTAACAGTTTTCGTATGTTCTCGCAGCTCGACCGTAACTTTCATGCACTTTTACTTTCTGCTGCCGAAAATGTCTTTTTTGATCAGTCACTTGAAATTATCTCCGTGATATTTCACTTTCACTACCAGTGGGATGAAAGCGATCTCAAACAGCGCAACATCATCGCGATTGACGAACATATGACCATCCTCAGTGCGTTGATCTGCCGAAGCGATCTGGATGCCACGCTGGCACTTCGTAACCATTTGAATTCAGCTAAACAATCGATGATTCGCTCAATTAACCAGACTGTTCGGACTGACCATTAA
- a CDS encoding AraC family transcriptional regulator yields the protein MENVTYSALNAAFSRNCGVLAAAASGLGDFIHDNGGDADRIFGISGVDPEQLASPTLSLGLVNYCRVMEEAARNSGVDNFGLRYGKQFKPQSLGLIGYIGLCSDTLEQALHNVVKAFPCHQHDTLTRMVDKGDCWRLDYQVRHGAILHRRQDAELTLGMLLNLIRHVLGKHWAPREVHFEHPRPEMWHEHCKVFDAPVYFDQPYNSLLIPKHQLARTMPDRDMTLLLVMQDAIRRLNETSPQQSIVDQVRTQVHLLLMQKEPTLEEVAEKVGLSSWSLQRRLREEGLSFSLLVDKLRCEMATHYLQQKQLPISEMALLLGYSEVSAFSRAFRRWFGISPRQWRKSEALNLS from the coding sequence ATGGAAAACGTGACGTACTCGGCGCTGAATGCGGCGTTCTCCCGCAACTGTGGTGTGCTGGCGGCGGCGGCAAGCGGGCTTGGCGACTTTATTCATGATAACGGCGGCGATGCCGATCGTATCTTTGGCATCAGCGGCGTCGATCCTGAGCAACTCGCCAGCCCTACGCTCAGTCTGGGGCTGGTGAATTATTGCCGTGTGATGGAGGAAGCGGCGCGTAATTCGGGCGTTGATAATTTCGGTTTACGCTACGGCAAGCAGTTTAAACCGCAGTCATTAGGCCTGATCGGTTATATCGGTTTATGTTCGGATACGTTGGAGCAGGCGCTGCACAATGTGGTGAAGGCGTTTCCTTGCCATCAGCACGACACGCTGACGCGCATGGTCGATAAAGGTGACTGCTGGCGGCTGGATTATCAAGTCCGGCACGGTGCCATTCTGCACCGCCGTCAGGATGCTGAGTTGACACTCGGTATGTTGCTCAACCTGATTCGCCATGTCTTGGGCAAGCACTGGGCGCCACGCGAAGTGCATTTTGAGCATCCGCGACCTGAAATGTGGCATGAGCACTGTAAGGTGTTCGATGCGCCCGTTTATTTCGACCAACCCTATAACTCTCTGCTTATTCCCAAACACCAACTGGCCCGCACTATGCCGGATCGCGATATGACGCTGCTGCTGGTGATGCAGGATGCCATTCGCCGCCTGAATGAAACGTCGCCACAGCAAAGTATCGTCGATCAGGTGCGCACGCAGGTTCATCTGTTACTGATGCAGAAAGAGCCGACGCTGGAAGAGGTGGCGGAAAAAGTCGGCTTGTCCAGTTGGTCGCTCCAGCGCCGCCTGCGGGAAGAAGGACTTAGTTTCTCGCTGCTGGTAGACAAGCTGCGCTGTGAAATGGCGACGCACTATCTTCAACAGAAGCAATTGCCGATTTCGGAAATGGCGCTGCTGCTCGGCTATTCCGAGGTGAGCGCCTTTTCCCGCGCATTCCGTCGCTGGTTTGGCATCAGCCCGCGCCAGTGGCGCAAAAGCGAAGCGCTTAATCTTTCCTGA
- the ggt gene encoding gamma-glutamyltransferase, whose translation MRIKNTTSGKWLLSLSVTALLVSGTVQAASAPAVEAKNGMVVSSQYLASQIGVDIMKMGGNAIDAAVAVGYAQAVVNPCCGNIGGGGFMTLHLADGKDTFINFRETAPAAASANMYLNADGSVKKDASLYGYLAAGVPGTVLGLDTALQKYGKLTREQVMTPAIKLAREGFELTRADTDILDTTIKRFKADPEAARIFLRPDGSPLQPGDKLVQTDLANTLAAIAAKGPDAFYKGTIPQAVEKAAKQGGGILTAADFADYRITETAPVTCNYRGYQFVSSPPPSSGGITMCEILNIVEGYDIKSTGFNSAATVHVLTEAMRHAYMDRNTYLGDPAFVSNPVEHLLSKDYAAEIRKQIEPENATPSKNVQPGVGPHERPETTHYSIVDNQGNAVSTTYTVNGRFGSVVIAPGTGFFLNNEMDDFTVKIGEKNLYGLVQGERNSIAPGKRPLSSMSPSLVTKDGKVFMVLGSPGGSRIITITLQTALNIIDHGMAPQEAVDAPRIHHQWLPDEVYYEQRGLSADTLNLLKQRGYKMVEQTPWGAAELILVGLPGAAGVTPADSGNDSAVSGKVREGYLYGANDIRRPAGAAIGY comes from the coding sequence ATGAGAATAAAAAACACAACATCGGGAAAATGGCTGTTGTCACTGAGCGTGACGGCGCTGCTGGTGAGTGGAACTGTGCAGGCGGCCTCGGCCCCCGCAGTGGAAGCGAAAAACGGTATGGTGGTCAGCTCGCAGTATCTGGCTTCGCAGATTGGCGTCGATATCATGAAAATGGGCGGCAATGCGATTGATGCCGCCGTGGCCGTGGGCTATGCGCAGGCGGTGGTGAACCCCTGCTGTGGCAATATCGGCGGCGGCGGATTTATGACGCTGCATCTGGCCGATGGGAAAGACACCTTTATCAACTTCCGTGAAACGGCGCCTGCGGCGGCCAGTGCCAACATGTATCTGAACGCGGATGGGAGCGTGAAAAAAGACGCGAGCCTGTACGGCTATCTGGCTGCTGGCGTACCGGGAACGGTGTTAGGGCTGGATACCGCGTTGCAAAAATACGGCAAATTGACGCGTGAACAGGTGATGACCCCGGCGATTAAACTGGCGCGTGAAGGTTTTGAACTCACGCGTGCGGATACCGATATTCTGGACACTACCATCAAACGCTTTAAAGCCGATCCTGAAGCGGCGCGCATTTTCTTACGTCCCGACGGCAGCCCGTTGCAGCCCGGCGATAAGCTGGTGCAAACCGATCTGGCGAATACGCTGGCGGCGATTGCCGCTAAAGGGCCGGATGCCTTCTACAAAGGCACGATTCCGCAGGCAGTGGAGAAGGCAGCAAAGCAGGGCGGTGGCATCCTGACAGCGGCTGATTTTGCTGATTACCGTATTACCGAAACGGCACCGGTAACCTGTAACTATCGCGGTTATCAGTTTGTCTCTTCACCGCCGCCTAGCTCCGGTGGCATCACGATGTGTGAAATTCTTAATATTGTCGAAGGTTACGACATTAAATCGACGGGCTTTAACTCGGCAGCCACCGTTCATGTGCTGACGGAAGCGATGCGTCACGCGTACATGGACCGCAATACGTACCTCGGTGATCCGGCGTTTGTCAGTAACCCTGTCGAGCACCTGTTGAGTAAGGATTACGCCGCCGAAATCCGCAAACAAATCGAACCGGAGAACGCGACGCCGTCCAAAAATGTACAGCCGGGAGTGGGTCCGCACGAGCGACCAGAAACGACGCACTATTCCATCGTGGATAATCAGGGCAACGCGGTATCCACTACGTATACCGTTAACGGACGTTTTGGTTCGGTGGTGATTGCACCGGGTACGGGCTTCTTCCTCAATAACGAAATGGATGACTTCACCGTTAAAATTGGCGAGAAAAACCTGTACGGGTTGGTGCAAGGGGAGCGTAATTCGATCGCCCCCGGTAAGCGCCCACTTTCGTCCATGAGCCCGTCATTGGTGACGAAAGACGGCAAAGTCTTCATGGTGCTTGGTTCGCCCGGCGGTTCGCGCATTATCACCATCACGCTGCAAACGGCGCTGAATATTATCGACCACGGCATGGCACCGCAGGAAGCGGTGGATGCGCCACGTATCCATCACCAGTGGTTACCGGACGAGGTGTATTACGAACAGCGCGGGCTCTCTGCCGATACGCTGAATCTGCTGAAGCAGCGCGGCTACAAGATGGTCGAGCAGACTCCTTGGGGCGCAGCGGAGCTGATTCTGGTTGGCTTACCGGGAGCAGCAGGCGTGACGCCAGCGGATTCAGGTAATGACTCGGCGGTATCCGGCAAGGTGCGTGAAGGTTACCTGTACGGCGCAAATGATATCCGCCGCCCGGCTGGGGCAGCGATAGGGTATTGA